The following DNA comes from Bos indicus x Bos taurus breed Angus x Brahman F1 hybrid chromosome 5, Bos_hybrid_MaternalHap_v2.0, whole genome shotgun sequence.
AGTAAGTGAGAGGAACCTAGAAGGAAGAGGCATTAGGCCTGTGATATATGAAAATCCCTGTAGAACACCCCCCCTCTTGCCCCCTTCCCTGCCTCAGTGAATATGTGAAGAAGAGAAGGGCCTCCCTCCCAGACCATTAGCTGAGGGAGTCTGAGAAGGCCTCCACGCCGTACTTGGACATGCTGTAGCCTCCACCAAAGACAGCCATCCGGCCCATGACACTGGAAACGTTGACCACATGGCCTCTTGCCTTCCGCACCAGGGGCAGCAGACTCAGGGTTACATCTATCACTCCCAACAGGTTAACCTCCAGAATCTTCACGAAGTCCTGCTTGGTCAGCCATTGATTGGGTGCCATGGGTGTGCAAATGCCGGCATTATTCACCAGACCCCAGAGTCCTGGGAAGGGTGAGGGGGAGAGGGCAACACTGTGCTCGTCCCAGGAGAGAGGACTGAGCCATGCTGCCGTTCACCCTCCAACCCGGAAGGACTTTAGGAGAGAGGCtgcaggggaggggctggagcaGAGACCAACACACTCCTGGGGGTTTGAGGAGGTCAGAACCTGTGAGTAGTAGTAGGCACACACAGAAGGTGTGCCTTCCTCCCAACCCAGTCTTCACACTCCACCCACTGCCTGGTGACAAGGAACAGGAACCCCAGAGTTGATGAAGACAGGTATTGAGCTTGAGGAAATCTAGTGGGTCTATAGTATGGAACTCAAGAGTGAAGTTTTGGGTTTTCACGGTCCATGgtatctttgaaagtgaaagtcactaagtcgtatacaactctttgtgaccccagggactatagagtccatggaattctccaatccagaatactgagtgggtagcctttcccttctccaggggatcttcccaacccagggatcaaacccaggtctcccgcattaggggcagattctttaccagctgagccacagggaagctcaagaagactggagtgggtaccctatctgTTCTTCAGTgggtattcctgacccagggattgaaccagtgtctcctgcattgcaggcagattctttaccaactgagctatcaatgGTGTCTTTGCACACCATTAATAAATATTCCCCAGCTTTCAAGATTTTCTGACAGCTTCAGGACTGATTGCCCAACAGTTAGtatgaggaaaagagaggaaacatagagaggaaaagagagaaaaaaaggaatcaagagatgaagacaaaaacaaaaaaagatgactATAACTGAGTGCAGATTGGTTGGGTGAAACAGACCTGAGATCTCAGTATTGAGGGAACTTAGTGGCAGACCTGGTATTGACCTCTAGGACCTGGGCTTGAAACACCCGCACTTCAATACTGAGCAATGTGTCTCAGgaatctggagaattccaagggctaTTTTGGGGGAGAGCAGGGATGCCTCTCCTTACCCTTAACACCCAGAGCACAGAGTTCACCCCCTACCCCAGAAAactccaccttctcctcccactcacACAGGAGGCCACCCTGGCTTCATCTTCTTGGTACAAATTCACCCGGCTTAAAGGAAACCACTTGCAAGAATCGAAGACACAATCCCAAGGTTTTAAAGTAGACCTTTAGTAACCATAGGCCtcatggcagcagcagcaggcattcaAGGTTGCTGGGCTAAGAGAACCAGAAGTTCCACACAGAGAGCTGAGTCACTACCCTGTTCAGCAACATGCTTGACTTGTACGATGAATACAGTATCAAAGACACAATCACCATACATGGTTATAGTGTAGGGACTTGGGTAGAAGGAAGTTTGCAGAGATATCATTTCTGTGGAGTATGGTGAATACAAGATAGGAAATAATTATGTATCATACCATGAAATACTTTTTAGTAAGTGATGCTATTTTAATGTGTAGTATTTTCTCAGTCATAATTTATGatgtttttgaagaaatttttatCATGTTCTAaatctatgtatttttatatagtagaaggaaaggataaatatgtgtaaatataagATCATGTATGTCAAAACACTAATAACCCTTATCTCTGGGTGGTGAGATTTTTAGAGTGTTTGGCATATCTCTAGTTTACATAGGCAGATTtgtaggaattaaaaaaaaaaaaaaatcagtagagaAAATCAGAAAGCCGCGAGAGAAAGTAACTCCATAGTAGTTATTTGACTTCCCCTAGACAAGCCCTGAGAACTCAGTATTGTTATTTGAAGATGAGTGACATTTAAAGCCAAGTGAAATGACTATGGGTCTCCAACAAGAATATGATCAAGTGCTGAGAACACAGCCCAGCTCAAGTGCTTCTCTCAGACACCCTTGCAGCCTTTCAACCAGAGCCCCTacctccacccctcctccaggaagtccacCCTGATCACCCTGCTCACTCAGTAGCAAGAAACCCAGACTTTCTGCTGAGACCGGAGGGAATACCAGGCAGGGAGTCTACAAGGACACTGTCTCATCAGGGAACTCTCTCCCCCAAACTGCAACCCTCAAGGTCAGGAGGTAGGGGTGAGAGTTGGAAGAGGCTCGTCTGGTCAGCTGAGTGAGGTGAGGAAGGCAGATGGGACTTCACATCTAGGAAAACACCTTGGACTCTTCCCCAGGGGGCTGACAACCAGTGCCCCTCACACAGAGAGAAGagtaaacaaacaagaaatgtgGCGGTACCTCTGTCCCCCACACGCTCCTTCACCCACTCGGTGGCCGCAGCAACACTCTCAGTCTTGGTGACATCCAGGATCACCGTCTGCAGCCTGTCTGATGTCTGGTTCCTCAGCTGCTCCGCCCCTTGCTTCATCAGACACGCAGCCAAGACCCTCAAGCCTTTCAGGTCCAGCTGCCTGGCCAGCTGGTTCCCAAAGCCCGAGTCACAGCCCGTGATGAAGACGAACTTGTCCCGGAGGTGGCTCACCACCTGCCTCTCCCGGTACCAGCGCAGGAAGTAGTACAGGCCCAAGAGGACCGCCAGGTACAGCCACATGGCTTTGTAGGGGATGGTTGTGGTGAATAGGGTCTGGTTAGTGATCAGACAGGAGCAATTAAGAACATGCACCAAGCTGGTTAGCATGGAGGCTCCAGACTCTCTGGCATGGACTTCTCAAGATTTTCCTGTTCACCTTATTCAGTGAGTATTACTGACGACGATCCCAGTGCCTGCTTTTTGGTACTCTTAACCCGCTTCTCATCAATACCATTGCATTTCCAACACAAAACCTTAAGGATGACAATACCTTCCCCAATCTTACTTTCCTGGTCCTCCCACTCCTCCTGTTTccctctgcccacctctcccTTCTCAATCCTCACACCCACACACGCATTAGAAGTTTTGCATTCCAGATTTCATGGTTCACAATcaaattgtttcctttttcttactgAAGCCTGTGACCGGGGTCCCCCAGGTTATTGTACATCACAGGAGACTTTTTCTAATGAAGATTCTTATAATGGGATACACTTGGAATCAAGACACACATGACTTCAAAGCCCAGCTCTGCTGCCaacaggctgtgtgaccttggcagcTGGTGAGCCTCTGACCATGTTTCCTCTCTGGCTTAGCTCACAGAAGTCTCTCCTGAAAGACCAAGTTCCCTCAGCCTCTCTAAGATTAGAAGGAGAAGGCAAAAGAGAATAAGGCTTCTCCTGATACAGTGGCTCTCTGGACCAGAAAGATGTTCAGAAGAGCAGTGGGGATGTCTGAGGCAAGAGAGGGCACACGAAGGAAATGAGGGAACACAGGCAATGGTGAGACTTCTCCCAGATGCTGGGATGGGTGTTGGAAGGACTCACACAAAGCTGCTCTAACAGGTGCTCCCCTGCCAGTCAGTGCCCTGGGCATCTCCTCACCATCCATGTTTACCACAGCTTTGACAATGAAACAGATGCCCTGGAGCCCATCCCAGCAGCCAGGAAACACAGAGAGGAGGACAGATTCAGCCTCTAGTGGTCACTGCCAACTTCAGGGTGCTGACTGCCTCCTGAAAGGAGTTGTCCCTCAGGTGGCAATCAGCAGCGGTAATGGAAAAGATGGTCCTGAAGAAAGCAGCCTGTGCCTGCTTCCTGGGGGACCAGCAGGACCCTCCACAGGGGTTTCCCAAAGGGTGAGGAA
Coding sequences within:
- the LOC113893527 gene encoding retinol dehydrogenase 16-like codes for the protein MLTSLVHVLNCSCLITNQTLFTTTIPYKAMWLYLAVLLGLYYFLRWYRERQVVSHLRDKFVFITGCDSGFGNQLARQLDLKGLRVLAACLMKQGAEQLRNQTSDRLQTVILDVTKTESVAAATEWVKERVGDRGTATFLVCLLFSLCEGHWLSAPWGRVQGLWGLVNNAGICTPMAPNQWLTKQDFVKILEVNLLGVIDVTLSLLPLVRKARGHVVNVSSVMGRMAVFGGGYSMSKYGVEAFSDSLS